The following are encoded in a window of Pyxidicoccus xibeiensis genomic DNA:
- a CDS encoding LysE family translocator has protein sequence MDLTLWATFTLTMFLFAITPGPAVLLVVSQAMSRGFRAGMGAALGVQTGNGVYFGISAAGLGAALAASPLVFDGIRYVGAAYLVYLGIRTILSARKGLALDQRPKPPLWRGAFAQGVVKQLANPKSILTFGSLLPQFISPGHDTALQFAVYGLTCVVVEVPVLAVYAWLGVAGGRVSSSTRAIVWRERLSGAALVSIGAVLATVRGRA, from the coding sequence ATGGACCTGACCCTCTGGGCCACCTTCACGCTGACGATGTTCCTCTTCGCCATCACCCCGGGACCGGCCGTGCTGCTGGTCGTGTCCCAGGCGATGTCGCGCGGCTTCCGCGCGGGAATGGGCGCGGCGCTCGGAGTCCAGACGGGCAACGGGGTGTACTTCGGAATCTCCGCCGCCGGGCTGGGCGCGGCGCTGGCCGCGTCTCCTCTCGTGTTCGACGGCATCCGCTACGTGGGCGCGGCGTACCTCGTCTACCTGGGCATCCGCACCATCCTCTCGGCCCGGAAGGGGCTGGCGCTGGACCAGCGGCCCAAGCCTCCGCTGTGGCGCGGCGCCTTCGCGCAGGGCGTGGTGAAGCAGCTGGCCAACCCCAAGTCCATCCTGACCTTCGGCTCGCTGCTGCCCCAGTTCATCAGCCCCGGGCACGACACCGCGCTCCAGTTCGCCGTCTACGGCCTCACCTGCGTCGTGGTGGAGGTGCCGGTGCTGGCCGTCTACGCCTGGCTGGGCGTCGCGGGGGGCCGCGTCTCCAGCTCCACGCGGGCCATCGTCTGGCGCGAGCGGCTGTCCGGCGCCGCCCTGGTCTCCATCGGCGCCGTGCTGGCGACGGTGCGCGGCAGGGCCTGA
- a CDS encoding TonB-dependent receptor domain-containing protein — protein sequence MRVPLLLAVLLSALLALPGISGAQAPPSATSEPRAVEVDVQVTDAGTAVSQDDASRLGLGAADGGVWLQPPVLSSDSPAAWPEGLVGAPGEVKLELVVDEQGAVTEVKVVEAPPEARLTEAALKAAPGLRFSPAKLGDRAVSVRLPFVYRFEPPAALAFTDARLTGEVRARGTRRPLADAALFLDGSTEPATLVDAQGRFTLEVAPGTHRLEVRAPGHKSATFEETLSSGQSIEVVYRLQPGMVNPYETVVRDDRPRTEVTRITLHEQELREVPGTQGDPFKVIMLMPGVASVASGLGYPVVRGGQPASTGYFLDGVRVPMLYHLLLGPAVIHPDFIDTIDFHPGTPPVQYGRLMGGAVEGRLSKPREDRLHVTAYADLVNSGGFIEYPFESTGTSVTVAGRYSYMGLLIPVAYAIFNNEEEHRLHAGFWDYQVRVEQKVGQGRLRVFALGSSDDVGEGAGNYEGGVGGTVTSAFHRVDLRGTHPLAGGEGELGFTVGLDEMGVEGEQMMVNERLPSRPLEVVTVGKYGLNQVSFAARAGWKRPVGESLELHVGGDVEHRRVATDMSGTARPPGWRPTDEAHPLKKPSSLGTLAGAFAAVTWRPSERWVVLPGARVDSYHLVPGITHVSVEPRVSVRHTLTEAVTLKGGGGVYRQAPTILLHLPAVDAAGLRYGLQEGAQFDVGAEWKVAEGLELSGDVFYNPLWRTVEFDVKSVLENRQRRGLLREDPAASGYTYGLDLMVRHPLSRHWFGWATYSFVQSKRHKRFPRYADNATVEGMAEADLPFAFEQAHVVNAAISYKLGDNWTLGTVVHFNTGRPESGEISSVTQREGMTPDKYRVWVREDADRVDRLRPFFRVDFRAAKSWAMEDFNLEAYLDILNLSLQQEVFAYEYTRQNGKLKRESIGVPVVVPLLGLKGSY from the coding sequence ATGAGAGTCCCGCTTCTTCTCGCCGTGCTGCTGTCCGCGTTGCTCGCCTTGCCGGGCATCTCGGGTGCCCAGGCGCCCCCCTCCGCCACCAGCGAGCCCCGAGCGGTGGAGGTGGATGTCCAGGTCACTGACGCCGGCACCGCCGTCTCCCAGGACGATGCGTCGCGCCTGGGGTTGGGCGCCGCCGACGGCGGGGTGTGGTTGCAGCCTCCCGTCCTGAGCTCCGACTCGCCCGCCGCGTGGCCCGAGGGGCTGGTGGGCGCTCCGGGCGAGGTGAAGCTGGAGTTGGTGGTGGACGAGCAGGGGGCCGTCACCGAGGTGAAGGTGGTGGAGGCCCCCCCGGAGGCGCGCCTCACCGAGGCCGCGCTGAAGGCCGCCCCGGGCCTGCGCTTCTCCCCCGCGAAGCTGGGGGACCGGGCGGTGTCGGTGCGCCTGCCGTTCGTCTACCGCTTCGAGCCTCCCGCCGCGCTCGCGTTCACGGACGCCCGGCTCACCGGTGAGGTGCGCGCCCGCGGCACGCGCAGGCCCCTGGCGGACGCGGCGCTCTTCCTGGATGGAAGCACCGAGCCGGCCACCCTCGTGGATGCCCAGGGGCGCTTCACCCTGGAGGTGGCGCCGGGCACCCACCGCCTCGAGGTGCGCGCGCCGGGCCACAAGTCCGCCACCTTCGAGGAGACGCTCTCCTCGGGCCAGTCCATCGAGGTGGTGTACCGGCTCCAGCCCGGCATGGTGAACCCGTATGAGACGGTGGTGCGCGACGACCGCCCGCGCACCGAGGTCACCCGCATCACCCTGCACGAGCAGGAGCTGCGCGAGGTGCCCGGCACGCAAGGCGACCCGTTCAAGGTCATCATGCTGATGCCCGGCGTGGCCAGCGTCGCCTCCGGCCTGGGCTACCCCGTGGTGCGCGGAGGCCAGCCCGCCTCCACCGGCTACTTCCTGGACGGCGTGCGCGTGCCGATGCTGTACCACCTGCTGCTCGGGCCGGCCGTCATCCACCCGGACTTCATCGACACCATCGACTTCCATCCGGGCACGCCGCCGGTGCAGTACGGGCGGCTCATGGGGGGCGCGGTGGAAGGGCGCCTCAGCAAGCCCCGCGAGGACCGGCTGCACGTCACCGCCTACGCGGACCTCGTCAACAGCGGCGGCTTCATCGAGTATCCCTTCGAGTCGACGGGCACGTCCGTCACGGTGGCCGGCCGCTACAGCTACATGGGGCTGCTCATCCCCGTGGCCTACGCCATCTTCAACAACGAGGAGGAGCACCGCCTCCATGCCGGCTTCTGGGACTACCAGGTGCGGGTGGAGCAGAAGGTGGGGCAGGGCCGGCTGCGGGTGTTCGCGCTGGGCAGCTCCGACGACGTGGGCGAGGGCGCGGGGAACTACGAGGGCGGCGTGGGCGGCACCGTCACCTCCGCCTTCCACCGGGTGGACCTGCGCGGCACGCACCCGCTGGCGGGAGGCGAGGGCGAGCTGGGCTTCACCGTGGGCCTGGACGAGATGGGCGTCGAGGGCGAGCAGATGATGGTGAACGAGCGGCTCCCCAGCCGGCCCCTGGAGGTCGTCACGGTGGGGAAGTACGGCCTGAACCAGGTCAGCTTCGCGGCCCGCGCGGGCTGGAAGCGGCCGGTGGGCGAGTCGCTGGAGCTGCACGTCGGCGGCGACGTGGAGCACCGGCGCGTGGCCACGGACATGAGCGGCACCGCGCGGCCTCCCGGCTGGCGGCCCACGGACGAGGCGCACCCGCTCAAGAAGCCCTCGTCGCTGGGGACCCTGGCTGGCGCGTTCGCGGCCGTGACGTGGCGGCCGTCCGAACGGTGGGTGGTGCTGCCCGGGGCGCGCGTGGACTCGTACCACCTGGTGCCCGGCATCACCCACGTCTCGGTGGAGCCGCGCGTCAGCGTGCGCCACACCCTCACGGAGGCGGTCACCCTCAAGGGCGGCGGAGGCGTCTACCGCCAGGCGCCCACCATCCTGCTGCACCTGCCCGCGGTGGACGCGGCCGGCCTGCGCTACGGCCTGCAGGAGGGCGCCCAGTTCGACGTGGGCGCCGAGTGGAAGGTCGCCGAGGGCCTGGAGCTGAGTGGAGACGTCTTCTACAACCCGCTGTGGCGCACGGTGGAGTTCGACGTGAAGTCGGTGCTGGAGAACCGGCAGCGCCGGGGCCTCTTGCGCGAAGACCCGGCCGCCAGCGGCTACACCTACGGCCTGGACCTGATGGTGCGCCACCCGCTGAGCCGCCACTGGTTCGGCTGGGCCACCTACAGCTTCGTCCAGAGCAAGCGCCACAAGCGCTTCCCCCGCTACGCGGACAACGCCACCGTCGAAGGGATGGCGGAGGCCGACCTGCCCTTCGCCTTCGAGCAGGCCCACGTCGTCAACGCCGCCATCAGCTACAAGCTCGGCGACAACTGGACGCTGGGCACGGTGGTGCACTTCAACACCGGCCGGCCCGAGTCCGGGGAGATCTCCTCGGTGACGCAGCGCGAGGGGATGACGCCGGACAAGTACCGCGTCTGGGTGCGGGAGGACGCGGACCGCGTGGACCGGCTGAGGCCGTTCTTCCGCGTGGACTTCCGCGCCGCGAAGTCCTGGGCCATGGAGGACTTCAACCTGGAGGCCTACCTGGACATCCTCAACCTGTCCCTCCAGCAGGAGGTCTTCGCGTACGAGTACACGCGGCAGAACGGCAAGCTGAAGCGCGAGTCCATCGGCGTGCCCGTCGTCGTCCCGCTGCTCGGCCTCAAGGGGAGCTACTGA
- a CDS encoding heavy metal-responsive transcriptional regulator: MSTRDSRKRPDLPSTLRISELARAAGVGIPTLRFYERKKLLPSPQRTESGYRAYEPRHVTRVRFIRRAQELGFSLKEVGALLAVSDRKVPSSTDVERFAAAKLEAIDARVKDLQRMKRAILGLLAEGVCEDADAECPVLASLGGAPASPSSRRARG, encoded by the coding sequence ATGAGCACGCGCGACTCGCGGAAGCGACCTGACCTTCCCTCCACCCTGCGCATCAGCGAGCTGGCCCGCGCCGCGGGCGTCGGCATCCCGACGCTGCGGTTCTACGAGCGCAAGAAGCTCCTCCCCTCCCCGCAGCGGACGGAGAGCGGCTACCGCGCCTACGAGCCGCGCCACGTGACGCGGGTGCGCTTCATCCGCCGCGCGCAGGAGCTGGGCTTCTCGCTGAAGGAGGTGGGCGCGCTCCTGGCCGTCTCCGACAGGAAGGTGCCCTCCTCCACCGACGTGGAGCGCTTCGCGGCGGCGAAGCTGGAGGCCATCGACGCGCGGGTGAAGGACCTCCAGCGCATGAAGCGCGCCATCCTCGGGCTGCTGGCGGAGGGCGTGTGCGAGGACGCGGACGCCGAGTGCCCCGTCCTGGCCTCGCTGGGCGGCGCTCCCGCCAGCCCGTCCTCCCGGCGCGCGCGGGGCTGA
- a CDS encoding CotH kinase family protein produces MVACGGSGAGPTDGAGPPGESPGLPPGPPGNEPPDAGLPDAGAPDSGTPDAGPAPGGPDAGVPDAGPPPTRPTVCAPTAGEPQWVTEGEAVSATVTCGTGHVAPTLRFAVDNLPAGASFDETTATLRWTTAKGQAAVWNLTLRERSTDETGTLKVGVAVRLPPDADGRTSVVIPDPMTYTEEYGLPVFHLTHEGALSSGGYIPAQLVYRGKRHDIEAQYRGATSSVFPKRSLTFKFKDEDLFDEPVFGDGFMDRKRVVLITPFNDNSYLRARLAFDLWNRMSPDHVKIRTYSGVLYVNGKYLGLFTVSDHVSKRLMAAHGIDKDADLFKAVLNTANFSRLTKNGAPKANLWEGVEKKEGTPEEGKPYAFDPYDALVAFVSDSDAEVFRADFPQRMNASDYVDWWIFNTLILGVDSQAKNSYHAYDPATGGPWRYIPWDLDASFGQSFDTTRTSATARMTFAEDNLLFKRMLAEPTIAGPMRERYRKLLQNEVKLETVLALIDTYVKETAPAARRDWAVWDTRYKTFGTAASGGEGNFPNWDDRQDFNEYEQEVEYVRQWVKTRWPALQQQLP; encoded by the coding sequence ATGGTGGCGTGCGGAGGCTCTGGTGCGGGCCCGACGGACGGGGCCGGGCCGCCGGGCGAGTCTCCGGGGCTGCCGCCCGGACCTCCCGGCAATGAGCCCCCCGACGCGGGCCTGCCTGACGCGGGAGCCCCGGACAGCGGGACACCGGACGCGGGCCCGGCGCCAGGCGGGCCGGACGCCGGAGTGCCGGACGCGGGGCCTCCGCCGACGCGCCCCACCGTGTGCGCGCCCACCGCGGGCGAGCCGCAGTGGGTGACGGAGGGCGAGGCCGTCTCCGCCACCGTGACGTGCGGCACCGGCCACGTCGCGCCGACGCTGCGCTTCGCCGTGGACAACCTGCCCGCGGGTGCGAGCTTCGACGAGACCACCGCCACCCTGCGCTGGACGACGGCGAAGGGACAGGCGGCGGTGTGGAACCTGACGCTGCGCGAGCGCAGCACGGACGAGACGGGCACGCTCAAGGTGGGCGTGGCCGTGCGGCTGCCGCCGGATGCCGACGGGCGGACGTCGGTCGTCATCCCCGACCCCATGACCTACACGGAGGAGTACGGCCTGCCGGTGTTCCACCTCACCCATGAGGGCGCCCTCAGCTCGGGCGGCTACATCCCCGCGCAGCTCGTCTACCGGGGCAAGCGCCACGACATCGAGGCGCAGTACCGGGGCGCCACCTCCAGCGTGTTCCCCAAGCGCAGCCTCACCTTCAAGTTCAAGGACGAGGACCTCTTCGACGAGCCCGTCTTCGGCGACGGCTTCATGGACCGCAAGCGCGTGGTGCTCATCACCCCGTTCAACGACAACTCGTACCTGCGGGCGCGGCTGGCGTTCGACCTGTGGAACCGGATGTCTCCGGACCACGTGAAGATTCGCACCTACAGCGGGGTGCTGTACGTCAACGGCAAGTACCTGGGGCTGTTCACCGTCTCTGACCACGTGAGCAAGCGGCTGATGGCCGCCCATGGCATCGACAAGGACGCGGACCTGTTCAAGGCCGTGCTGAACACCGCCAACTTCTCCCGGCTGACGAAGAACGGTGCGCCCAAAGCCAACCTGTGGGAGGGCGTGGAGAAGAAGGAGGGCACACCCGAGGAGGGCAAGCCCTACGCCTTCGACCCGTACGATGCGCTGGTGGCCTTCGTCTCGGACTCGGACGCGGAGGTGTTCCGTGCGGACTTCCCGCAGCGGATGAACGCCAGCGACTACGTGGACTGGTGGATCTTCAACACGCTCATCCTGGGCGTGGACTCGCAGGCGAAGAACTCCTACCACGCCTATGACCCGGCCACCGGCGGCCCCTGGCGCTACATCCCCTGGGATTTGGACGCCAGCTTCGGCCAGAGCTTCGACACCACCCGCACCTCGGCCACCGCGCGCATGACGTTCGCGGAGGACAACCTGCTCTTCAAGAGGATGCTGGCCGAGCCGACCATCGCCGGGCCCATGCGCGAGCGCTACCGCAAGCTCCTGCAGAACGAGGTGAAGCTGGAGACGGTGCTCGCCCTCATCGACACCTACGTGAAGGAGACGGCGCCCGCGGCGCGGCGCGACTGGGCCGTCTGGGACACCCGGTACAAGACCTTCGGCACGGCCGCGTCGGGGGGCGAGGGCAACTTCCCCAACTGGGACGACCGCCAGGACTTCAACGAGTACGAGCAGGAGGTGGAGTACGTGCGCCAGTGGGTGAAGACCCGCTGGCCGGCGCTCCAGCAGCAGCTTCCGTAG
- a CDS encoding abortive infection system antitoxin AbiGi family protein produces MSDFVVHFTKPGPPYHDSYQNMMNILGSRTLIPGGEGFGMARREPAVAERHRSVCFSEIPLDQLGRLVQRRSLYGIGFSKSYILSQGGGPVWYVQYASPAHLALKHQVQQALAAKEPQREPIWSMTPFVDIQGDTHNAPYSYRFDWEREWRVPGLLRFTEYDVAALFLPEELHPVARGFFEWAVKEKAGPGYFCPCLDPLWKAEQIAEALAKHAEESARLKAG; encoded by the coding sequence ATGTCTGACTTCGTGGTGCACTTCACGAAGCCGGGGCCGCCCTACCATGACTCCTACCAGAACATGATGAACATCCTCGGCTCGAGGACGCTCATCCCTGGCGGAGAGGGCTTCGGCATGGCCCGCAGGGAGCCGGCCGTCGCGGAGCGTCACCGCTCGGTGTGCTTCAGCGAGATTCCGTTGGACCAGCTCGGGCGGCTCGTCCAGCGCCGCAGCCTGTATGGCATCGGCTTCAGCAAGAGCTACATCCTCTCCCAGGGCGGCGGTCCCGTCTGGTACGTCCAGTACGCCTCGCCCGCGCACCTCGCGCTGAAGCACCAGGTGCAGCAGGCGCTCGCGGCGAAGGAGCCCCAGCGCGAGCCCATCTGGTCCATGACGCCCTTCGTGGACATCCAGGGCGACACCCACAACGCGCCCTACAGCTACCGCTTCGACTGGGAGCGGGAGTGGCGCGTGCCGGGGCTCTTGCGCTTCACCGAGTACGACGTGGCCGCCCTCTTCCTTCCGGAGGAGCTGCACCCTGTCGCGCGCGGCTTCTTCGAGTGGGCCGTGAAGGAGAAGGCCGGCCCCGGCTACTTCTGCCCCTGCCTGGACCCGCTGTGGAAGGCGGAGCAGATTGCCGAGGCCCTGGCGAAGCACGCCGAGGAATCCGCGCGCCTCAAGGCGGGCTAG